ACGGTCAGCATCGACGCCATGTTCCGTGATACCTACGTGCGCGGCGACGGCCAGGAAACGATCATCCACGAATACAGCCTCACCGCGGTCGTCGATCCGGGCAGCGGGCTGATCCTGCAATCCGACGCGGTTCCGCGCGTTCTGCCTTGGCAGGAATGTCCCGGCGCCGTCGCCAGCGCGCGCCGGATTACCGGGATGACGTTGAGCGACCTGCATTTCCGGGTACGCCAGGAACTCACGGGCACGAGCACCTGCACACACCTCAACGACCTGTTGCGCTTCGTGGCCGACGCCCGGGCCCTGATCGAGCACCTGTAGGCCGTCAGTACCGCCCGATAGATGATCAGTCTCGTCTGAGCAGCGAGGAGCAGACTATGCCGATAACACTCAGCCTCGATGTGACTGGGGCGATCGACTCGGGCGAGCAACTGACCCAGGTCGTGTGGGTATTCCTGCCCGATGAACCTGCCGAGTCCCTCGCCGCGCTGGTGTGCCTGCCCGGCGGCACCTACGACAAGCGCTACTGGCACCTCGAGATCGACGGGCATCCCGGCTACAGCTTCGGCGAACACCTGGCCAGAGCCGTGCGCCAGCCGCCGAGCACACACCACTGCTGATCAGCAAGACCTGCGTGCGCGGTAAGAAACATCTCCCCCCAAAGCTCGGCGCAGCCATCGTAATTCGTGATTGTGTATCAGTGTCAGCGAAGCGCTACTGATTAACGCCTGCGGGCGGACGGAGGACGCGGGTGCGCATCATCATCACCGGCGGAAACAGCGGTGTGGGCCGGGCGGCGGCGACCGCGTTGGCGGCCGAGGGTCATGAGGTGCTCATCGCGTGCCGCACCGTGAGCAAGGGCGAGGAGGCCGCCGCCACGATGAGCGGCCGCGTCGAGGTCCACCAGCTCGATCTCGCTGATCTCGCCAGCGTGCGACGATTCGCCGAATCCATCAACGTCGCTGACGTTTTGATCAACAACGCCGGCGTCCTCGGCCTGCCGCTCACGCGGACCGTTGACGGGTTCGAGGCGCACATGGGCACTAACCACCTCGGCCACTTCGCCCTGACGTGTCTGCTCGGTGAGCGCATCCGTGACCGCGTCGTCGTGGTGGCCAGTAGCAACTATGCGATGGCGACGCTGCACCTCGACGACCTGAATTGGCACCGCCGGCGATACAACACGTGGGCGGCCTACGGCGAATCGAAACTGGCCAACCTGCTGTTCGTCTGCGAATTGGTTCGACGGGGCCGCACCGCTTATGCGGCCGATCCAGGCATGGTTGACTCCGGTATCACCAGGAACGGCTCGGGCCTGCTGCAGTGGGCAGGCAGAGTACTGTCGCCGCACATCGCTCAACGCCCCAGCAACGGAGCGCGGTCGACCATCCAGGCCGTCCACACCAATCTGCCCAACGGGACCTACATTGCACCTCGCGGGCTCGCCCACCAGTGGGGCAAGCCCAAGCCGACCAAGCTGCTCGCCAAGGCTCGCGATCCAGAAAGCGCTCGACGGCTGTGGGAGCTCTCCGCCGAGCTGACCGGTTGTGACTGGCCCACCGGCTGACTGGGCAACTGCTCGATGCCGGCGTCGTCGGTCGCGTTTCGGATCCGGGCGCGCCTTCCCAGATAGTGTCCGAGGTTCTCGACGCGCCCGGCGGGCCTTCAAGCTGTAACGCACCTGGCGTCACCCGCTTTTCGCGCAATCGGACACCACGAGCCGTTCCTGCTTACGTTGGTTAGTGTCCACGGCCGACCGGGATCGCTGCCGCCCAGCGGGGGATCGGTCAACGGACGGTGGTGTCGGTGATGAGCCTCCTGAGACCGTTATTGACAGCGAACTGTCACTCGCTAGCAACGACCACGGTACAACTCTGCGATACCGAAAATCCCGAACTTGGCGGATCGGATGACTCGTTGACCGTTGGCAGTCAACTGCCATAGTGTTGCGATCATAGCCCCGGGGTGCGGAGGGCCCGAACTCACCATGCGGACCCGGGGCCACAAAACGAGGAAGGCGCGTCATGAGATTCGCTGTCTATCTCCCAAACTGCATGAATGTCGCAGCGATCACGCAGCCATGGGAGCAGCACCTCACGGGGCAGGACATCGCCCGGGTTGCGCAGACGGCCGAGCGCTTGGGCTATTCGATGGTGTTCCTGCCCGAGCATTACCTGACGCCCACCGGGCACGTCGAGCTGTCCGGCAACCATTACTTCGATGCCACAACCGCCCAGGCGTTCATCGCCGGCGCCACATCGACGATCACCATCGGTTCGATGGTGACCATCCTTCCCCTGCACAATCCCGTCATCGCGGCCAAGTCCATCGCGACGCTGGACTGGTTCAGCGGCGGCCGGTCCCAGGTCACCGTGGGCGTGGGGTGGCTCAAGGAGGAATACGACGCGGTCGGCGTCCCGTTCGCCAAGCGAGGCCGCATCGCCGATGAGACCCTGGCCGCGATGTTTGAGCTCTGGCACAGCGACAGCCCTAGCTTCGAGGGCGAATTCGTCAGCTTCGACGAAGTGGCCTTCGGACCCAAGCCGGTCAGCCGACCCCACCCCGTCGTGTGGATGGGCGGCGACGCCGACGCGGTGCTGCGACGCGCCGCACGGTACGGGGACGGCTGGGCGCCCTGGCTGACCAAGCCCGAGGAACTGCCCGCCAAGATGGACTACCTGCGCACTCAGCCCGGCTTCGACGGCCGGCCATTCTCGCTGTTCTACAGTCTCGCGGTGCTGTCCATCGGCCAGGAGCACGCCGTCATCGACGATCCGAACGCGCAGTTCGGCCAGAGCGCGCAGCAGGTGATCGACAACTGCTGCAAGCTCGCCGAATTCGGCGTCACCGACACCTGGGTCAATCCGCCTGCACTCGACGACTTCAACGCGTACCTCGACCACATGCAGTGGGTCGCCGAAGAAGTGATCCCCAAAGTGGATTGAACTCCCCACGCCGGGGCGGCCGCTCGGCCGTCGAGGGTGCCCGTGAGCGGCCATAACGTCTCGACCGCGCGGTCCGTGCATCACCGACCGCGCCGATTTCAGCAGTCATTCAGAGCCGACATCGCTGCGGCGCCATGGGAACAGGTGACCGCAGTGACAGACCATCAACAACCCGCCGTTAGCTCGCGCAGTTCCCACTGAAGATCACGCGTGACGCTGGTCAGACCACAACGTTCGACGTCGAGATCATCCATACCCTGCCTGTGACGCTGACCGACAACAATGGAAAACCTCAACGGAATCGACTGGGACCTCCCCGACGATCCTCTCGTCCTCACCGAATGTGCAGCCCGCATCATTGCCCCGGACGAAACCATCGGCCACGGACACGTCGAGCGCAGCATCCGACGAAACCGCCTAACCAAACCAGCGGCCCGCCAATAAAACCGCTGCCCCAATTCCCTTGATTCAGCTGATGACCAGCGGGACCGCGTCGAGGCTGAGCGTGCCGTTGGGCCACGGCACCTTTGGTTCGGCACCGTCGGCGAGCCGGTAGTCGGGGATCCGATTGTGCCATTCCTCGAGGATTAGCCGCAGCTCCAGCCGCGCCAAGTGGGAGCCGAGGCACCGGTGCGGACCGCGGCCGAACGCGAAGTGCGGTGGACACTTTTCGAGATGGACCTGGTCAACTTCGCCGTACTGCTGCGGATCATGGTTGGCGCAACCGTAACTGATCAGCACATCGGTGTCCTTGGCCACGAAGCTGCCGGCGACCTCGACGTCTTGGGTAGCAACGCGGGGGGCGAACGGCACCGGCGGATCGACGCGCAACTGCTCCTCGATGAAGTACGGGATCAGCGAGTAATCGCCCGCGATCTTGGCCCGCATCTCGGCATCGACCCCGAGGCGGGCAAACGAGAAGCCGAGTGCGGCGGTGACGGTGTCCAACCCCGCCAGCACGAAAAGAAAACACAGACCGAGTATTTCGGCGTCGGTCATACCGCCTTCGTCGTGCAGGTGGATCAACTCGGACAGCAGATCGTCGCCGTCGGTGTTGGAACGTCGCTCGGCGATGTGCTCGCTGAGGTAGGTGTAGAGCTCCAGGGCATGCTGAAGCACCTCCGGCGTCGGCTCGGCGCTGCCCGGATCGGTGAATTGCAGGATGGAATCCTTCCACCGCACCAGCCTGTCGCGATCCTCCAGCGGCAGCCCGAACAAGGTCAGGAAGACCTGGGAGGGGAAGGGAACAGCCAGATCCGCGACGAATTCGCACTCCCCCTTGATCTTGATCGCATCGATCAGCTCGCCGGCCTGTTTACGCAACTCGGACTCGCGCTCGGCCATCTTGCGCGGACTGAAGAACGGATCCAGCAGGCGCCGGAACCGGGTGTGGTCGGGTGGGTCGATCGCGATCGGAACCATCGGCACCGGACTGCCAATGCGGTCGAAAGCCCTTGCTGACGAGAAGATCTCGGGATGCTTGGCCGCGAAATCGGCGGCCGCTGCACTGGCCATGACGGCCTGTTCCCCGCTTCGAACCACCTCGCCGCGTTCGTGCAGCTCTCGCCAGGCGCGGGCGCGATCCTCGCTGAAGGGAAGGGCATCGACGCTGAACTCCGCTTCCCTGGTGACGTCGACCATGGACGTTACTTCCTCTCGTTAACCGGCGGCCCCGACCTGCCGAAAAGACGAACGTGACAGTAGACTGTCAGTCTTGGCAAGTATCGTTGGAGCACCGAACGCTGTCAACGACCCTCGATAGACCTGCCGCCGCGGTACTGTCTTGAGTAACCGATCACGCGGGAGGAATGACCGATGGCGCGGGGCGATCGTTCGCCGCGAAACGAACATGCGGACCGGACCAGGTCGGCGCTGCTCGATGCCGCCCTGGACCTCTTCAGCGCACATGGCTACGACGAGATCACCACCGAGGAAATCGCCGAGGCCGCGGGAGTGTCGCCGCGGACGTTCTTTCGCTACTTCCCCACGAAGGAGTCGGTGCTGTTCTCCGGGGAATACGATTTCATCCACGCCTTCAGCGCGGTCTATCTCGGCCGGGACGAGTCCTTGTCGGACTACGAGGCGATGGCGGAGTCGTTCGCCCTACTGGCACCGGGGCTCAAGCGCATCCGAAAGCGGATCGGTCAGTATCATGAGGCGGTCGCGTCATCGCTGGTGCTACTCGGGCGCGAGCACAGGAACCACGACGCCAATGCCCACACCGTGGCGAGGGTGATCGCCGAGCGGCGCGGGCTGCCGTCCCCCGACGGCGAGTGCCGACTGCTCGCAGCGATCGGCATGATGCTCGTAGACCGCGCCATCAAGCAATGGTTGTCGGCCCCTAATACCGGGCTCGACGATCTCATCCGGCAAGAGTTCGCCGCGCTGCCCGCGCTGGTGAAGTGAGACCGGGAACCGGGATCAACCGGCCTCGAGCTGCCCGACACACTCCACGTGAGCCCCAAGTTCCGTTCCCGGGACGCCTCGCAGGCGTGAAAATGGGCTAGGGTTGCCCGTCGACGCCGACGTTTCCTTGGGACCAGTGAGCCCGCACGTGAGCCTGGGCGCCGGGGCCCGACCTGGAAGGGTCACGCACTGTTGCTTCGAGCACGCCGGTCAGAATTTCGGTTCCCTTTGACCGAGGCCCCCGGGCAGCCCGCTGCCAGAGTGCGTCAACTCGATTGGAGGGCAAGCGAATTGAAACGGAAACAGGCGCCGGTGCCGGAGGAGATTCCCGACGCCGAGCACGAGTTGGTCATCGAGCGGGTGTGCGCCGTCGACGTGGCCAAGGCGTTCGGCAAGGTGTGCGTGCGCACTCCGCGGGAGCGTCGGCGGGTCAGCAAGGTCTGGGACGTGGAGGCCACCACGGGTGCAGTCAGCGAGCTGGCCGCCCAGCTCACCGAGCTGGGTATCGAGAAGGTCACGATCGAGTCGACGTCGGACTATTGGCGGATCTGGTATTACCTGCTGGAGGCGGCCGGGCTCGACGTGCAGCTGGTTAACGCCCGTGATGTGAAGAACGTGCCGGGACGGCCCAAAACGGACAAGCTCGATGCAGTTTGGCTGGCCAAGCTGACCGAGAAAGGGCTGCTGCGACCGTCGTTCGTGCCGCCGGCCCCGATCCGGCAGCTACGTGACTACACCCGGCTGCGGGTGGATCTGACCCGGGAACGGTCCCGATACTGGCAGCGGCTGGAGAAACTGCTCGAAGACGCCCTAATCAAGCTGTCGTCGGTGGCCTCCACGCTCAACACGCTCTCGGCGCGAGACATCATCGAAGCATTGATCGCCGGCGAACGTGACCCCCGCCGGCTCGCCGACTTGGCCCGGGCTCGGATGAAGACCAAACGCCCAGCGCTGATCAAGGCACTCGACGGGCGCTTTGATGACCACCACGGCGAACTGGCGCGGATGCTGCTCGACCAGATCGACACCCTCACCGCGCAGATCGACACGCTGACCACCCGCATCGACGACCTGTTGGTGGCCGCCCAACCCAGTGAGAACGACAGCGGCGGGAACCCGACCGGCCACACCACGGCTGGTAGCGGGCTGTCCACCGTCGAACGCCTCGAGGAAATCCCCGGCATCGGCTCGACCGGAGCGCAGATCATCCTGGCTGAAATCGGCCTGGATATGACCCAATTCCCCACTGCCGCACACTTGGTGTCGTGGGCGAAACTGTGCCCGCGCACCATCCAGTCCGGACCTGTGACACGCGGCGGCAAAACCGGCAAGGGCAACCCCTACCTCAAGGGTGCACTCGGTGAGGCCGCCGCAGCGGCGGCCAAGACCGATACCTTCCTGGGCGAACGCTACCGGCGCATCGTCAAACGCCGCGGCAAGCTCAAAGCACTGGTCGCGGTCGCCCGCTCCATCCTCGTCATCGTCTGGCAGTTGCTCTCCGACCCATCGGCCCGATTCCGCGACCTCGGATCCGACTACCACACCAGCCGGATCAACGTCGAACGCCGGATGCGTAATCACATCGCCCAACTCACCGCACTGGGCTACCGCGTCACCGTCGAACCCGCCGCCTGAGCCGCCTCACACCGCCACAACGTAACCGCGCTCCGCACGCTCTGCGCGGGGCTGGCTGACGCCCGTCACTCACCCCCGGTATTTTCCGGTCAGGTAGACGTAGCCGGCGAACAGCACACCTATCGCCCCGAGGAACGACGAGAAGCGCACCGGCCGAAGGGTTTGATTGGCACCTATCGCGGCGGCCCCGACGTGTCGCGGCCCTTCGCTGTGTCGCTGCATCGACCTCTCTACCCCGCGGTTGGACCGGCGGCAGACGCCGTTCTAACATGTGTGTCACTTATGCGATGAGGTGGCGTCTGTGATTTCTGATCGGCGGCTGGTGGTCTGCGCAAGCCATAGTCCGGGCAAGGAGCGCGACGTCGAGCAGGCGTTCGGGCAGAAGTTCCGAGCGGCGCTGGCGTCGGCCGCCGACGACGTCCGCCAGTTCGATCCCGACTTGGTGATCGTGTTCGGCGGTGATCACCGCCGAGCGTTCCGGCAGGTAGTGCCAACATTCGGCGTGGCGCTGTCCGCGTCGATCATCGCCGAAGGGCGTCATCCCGCCGGCGATCTGCAGGTTGCATCCGGACTGGCCCGCGAACTCTGCGAACACCTGCTTACTATGGGCTTCGACATCGCGGTGTGCCGTGGCATCGGACTGGATCATGCATTCGCCCAACCGATTCGAGACCTGGTTGGTGCACTGGATGCCAAGCCGGTCATCCCGGTGCCGGTGAATTGCGCAACCGCCCCACTGCCGACGGGGTGTCGGGTGGCTGAGTTTGGGGCGGCGGTCGGGCGATTCCTCGACGGTGTCGACCAGCGAGTGCTTGTGATCGGGACGGGCGGGCTATCACATTCACCGCCGAGCCTGGAGGTCGACACCTATGACCTCAGCGACGAGGAACGGGCACGGTTGATCGCCGACGGAATGGCGGAAGCGCGCACGAAAATCCGCCCGGACTGGGATGCCGAAGTGCTGCACGCGATGTCGACGTGGGACGTCTCGGCGCTGGCGCGGCTGGTGGACACCGCCCACGCGCGGGCCGGCGCCGGTGCCAACGAGGTCCGGACGTGGGTTGCCGCCGGCGCGGCCGGCGGGGGGCGGCCAGTTCGACCACTGGTCTACGAGCCGGTTCCGGAGTGGATCACCGGCATGGCCGTCGCCACCTCTCGGAGTTGAGGCACCCCGACGGGCGGGTCACCAAGCCGCACCGCCCAGAAGCAAATCTGACAGTATGTACACATGTCGCGACACGCTGACGATCCGACCGGGGCGCCGTTGGCGGGCATCACGGTGGTGAGTCTGGAACAAGCCGTGGCGGCTCCGTATGCCACGCGCCAACTCGCCGACCTCGGCGCTCGGGTGATCAAGGTCGAGCGCCCCGATGGTGGTGATTTCGCCCGCGGCTACGACCGCACCGTGCATGGCCAGTCGAGCTACTTCGTGTGGCTCAACCGCGGCAAGCAGTCGCTGACGCTGGACCTCAAACAACCCGCGGGCAGGCAGGTCGTGCATCGCCTCCTGGACAGCGCGGACATCCTCGTGCAAAATCTGGCGCCGGGCGCCTCGGCTCGGCTGGGCCTGGACGCCACCTCTGTCGGGAAGCGCCATCCGGACGTGATCGCCTGCACGATAACCGGTTACGGCGAGAGCGGCCCATGGCGCGACCGCAAAGCCTACGACCTGCTGGTACAGGCCGAGGCCGGCCTGTTGTCGATCACCGGCTCCCCGGCGGAGGCGGCTCGGACCGGTGTCTCAATCGCCGACATCGCCGCCGGAATGTTTGCGTTTTCCGGGCTTCTCAGCGCGCTGTACGTGCGTGCCACCACCGGTGAGGTGCGACCGGTATCGGTGTCGTTGCTCGACGCGCTGGCCGAATGGATGGGACAACCGCTGTACTACGGTCACTACGGCACTCAACAATCCCCGCGCACGGGTGCCCGCCACGCAACCATCGCCCCGTACGGTCCCTTCATCGCCGGCGACGGCGGCACGGTGCTGCTGGCGGTTCAGAATCAGCCGGAGTGGCAGCGGCTGTGTGAGTTCGTGTTGGGCAGACCTGAACTGGTGCATGATGCCCGCTTTGCGGCCAACCCCGACCGGGTGGCGCACCGCGAGGAGCTGGAGTCGATCATCACCGCTGCGATCGCTTCGCTGACCGCTGACGAATTTCAGCGTCGGCTCGACGAGGCCGGTGTGGCCACGGCACGGATCAACGACGTCGAACAGGTGTGGAACCATCCGGTGCTGGCCGGGCGGGACCGCTGGCGGCGGTTCAACACACCCGGCGGCCCGGCGGAGGCGCTTATCCCGCCGGCCACATTGGCCGGCGTGCAGGCACGAATCGGCGACGTGCCCGCGCTCGGTGCACACAGCCGAATGATCTTGGAGGGGTTGGGTTTCTCTTGTGAGGAAATCGCTGAGCTGGCCCGAACGCGCGTCACCACGTTCTCCTGATCGGGGAATGGCTAATCTAGGCGGCCGCCCCGAAGAATCCCCGCCGCAGACAACTCAGCAGCAGGTCGACGACCTTGTCGCCGCTGATCGGCGCGGGCAGATCCAGCGCGGCCTGCGGGACCCTGGTCACCAGGGCGCGAACGATGACCGCCGAGATGATCGGATCGAACGGGTAGGGGCCTGGGTGCTGTATCAGCATCGTCGCCACGCCGATATCCATCAGCACCTGGCCGTTGTCGCCGAGGGCGATCACCGTCGGGTCATCGGTGGTGTTCTCCACCCACACGTCGATGCAGCCCGAGTAGCGATCGTAGAAATCGATGTAGGCGCTCAGCCAGTGCCGCAACGTCGGCACATCCGCCAGCGGGTCGATGCTGGCGATCTGGTCGGCGAACGCCTTAGCGGCGTCATAGATTTCGGCGGCTGTGGCCACCAGCAGATCCTGCTTGTCTCGGAAGTACTTGTAAAAGGTGCCCCGCGCGACCGCCGCCGCATCGACGATGTCGTCCACGCTGGTGCGCCGGTAGCCCCGTTCGCGGAACTGCGCCGCGCCCGCGTCGGCCAGCGCGACAATGGTAGCGACGGCGCGCTGGCTCAGCGCGGCGCTGCGCTCGGTGATCGACAAGCCGGTGATGTCCGGCGCCGGCGGCACCACGACGGAAGCCACCCCGCGAGCCGGGTCTGTGACTGTGTGCAACCGCAGGCTCGACAGGACCGCGGTTGGCGTTTCGGGGAACAGCACCAGTTGTAGGAACACCGACAAGGTGTCCATCACTTGCTTGGCGCTGTATCCGTAAGCGCGCCCGGTGTGGACGTAGAGGTTGACCCGGTGCACCAGCGCGGTCATCGTCATCGCCGCAACTTCCGGATCGATGCCGCGCACACCGGAGGCGGCCAGCCGCTCGGCGATGCGGTGGTTGTAGCTGCGCACGAAGCCCGCGATCGTCGGGCCCACCTTGGTGTCCGACGATGCGATCGCGGTCCATTGGATGAACATCGTGGAGTACTTCTCGAACACCCAGCTCCACTCGCCCAACCACCAATTCAGGTTGTCGAAGCCCACCTCATCGGGTCCTAGTGGGCCGATTCGGCGGGCGACCCGGAACAGCGCACTGCCGCACTCGTCGAGCAGTTCCAGGAATATTTCGTCTTTGCCCTGAAAGTACTGATAGAGCGTGGCGCGGGAGACGCCCGCGGCCTTGGCGATCGCATCGACGGAGGTGTCGAAGAATCCGAGGCGGCCGAACAGCTCGAGTGACACCTCGGCGATCCGGTTGCGCGTGGTGGCGCCCCGGATGCCGACCGCCGGGCTGGACGGTCCGTAGCTGGCTCGGCGGACGATCGACGCATCGGACATGGCCTGACCAGCTTATGGCCGATTCGTGTCGCCGGCGCCACCCGCCGAAGCGTTTCGCGCGATGAAGAAGTCGGCGGTCCCGGTGACGGCGATCCCGCCGCCCTGCCGGGTCCCCGTCAGCTCCACCGTTACCCTGTCGCCGCTGTCCTCTGTCACGATGTCAGCGACCCGTCCCGCACACCGCAGCACGTCGGCGGGCCAAACCTGCTCACGGAAGCGGACGCTGAAGCGGCGCACGTTGGCGACGCCCAGCCAATCAGTGGCGAAGGTCGCCAGCAGGCCGGCGATCAGCATGCCCTGGGCAAAGACCGACGGGTAGCCGGCCGAGCGGGCCATCTCGTCGTCGTAGTGGATGGGATTGAAGTCGCCGGACGCGCCGGCGTAGCGCACGAACATCTGGCGGGTCAAGGGTCCGAACTCCCGTGGCGGCGCCTCGGCACCGACGGTGAGTGCAATGTCGGCGGCGGTCATCGTCCTGCCGTCTCGATGAACGTGGCCTTGGCCTGGGCGATCAGGGTGCCATCGGGTGCACGGAAATCGGTGACAACGGTGGCGAATCGCATCGTCCCGCCGCGCTTACCGGGTTTCTCGTACCGATCGACGATCCGCTCCTGAGCGCTCAGGATGTCGCCGGTGCGCGGCGGCGTGGCGTAGAACGTGTACTCCTGCTCGCCGTGCAACAGCCGCTTGCGATCGAAGCCAACGCTTACCCGCGCACCGGCGGGCGCCCAGCGGCCGGCGGTGGTCAGAAAGGTCGGCGGAATGAGGGCATCGGGGCCGCGGTGGGCGGGATTCCCGGACGCCGTGGCTTCGGCGAACTCGGCGATCTTGCCCCGTTCGACCATGACTTCCCAGGGCTGTCCGGAAGTCGGGTCGGCGGGCGACCCGGGCGATGAGCTCATCTGACCAATACTGTCAGAAAATGTGACGGCGGGGAAGTTGTGATTCGACGCTTATCCAGCTATAGGGAGCTTGTACAAAGATGACATTACTGCCAGAATCGGCGGATATGGCGATGTTGGCGGCAACGTATGCCGCGGGTAAGTGGGGTGGCGGCACCGGAGAGCGGTTCGCGGTGAGCTCGCCGTCGACGGCGCACCAACTGGCGACGGTGGGCATCGCCGGGGCCGCCGACCTCGATGCCGCGGTCGCAGCGGCCGGCACCGCCCTGGTGTCCTCGCCTTGGCGCGACTTCTCCCCCGCCGATCGGGCCGAGGCCCTGAACCGGCTGGCCGATGCGCTCACCGCCCGCAAGGGCGAGCTGGCCGATCTCACCACCGCCGAAATCGGCTCGCCGCGCAAATGGAGCACCTTCGGTCAGGTGCTCACCGCGGTGGGGGTGCTTCGCGCCTACGCTGCGATCACCCGCGATTACCCTTTCGTTTCCACCCGACCGTCGGCCGCCGGTGGCAGCGTCACCGTCAACCAGCTGCCGGTGGGCGTGGTCGGGGCGATCATCCCCTGGAACACGCCGCTGTTCATCGCCGCACTCAAACTCGGCCCGGCGCTGGCGGCGGGCTGCACGATGGTGCTCAAGCCGGCGCCGGAGGCGCCGCTTTGCATCGGCGTTCTCACCGAGGCCCTCGAGGCGGCCGGCCTGCCTGACGGCGTCGTCAACGTCGTCAACGGCGGCTCCGCCACCGGTCGGGCGCTGACCACCCATCCCGGGGTGGACAAGATCAGCTTCACCGGGTCCACCGCGGTGGGGGCCCAGATCGCAGCGTCGTGCGGGTCGCAGATCCGCCGCTGTAGCACCGAATTGGGTGGCAAGTCCGCGGCCGTCGTTCTGCCCGACGCGCCGCTGGAGTCGACGGTGTCCGGGCTCGTTGGTGGGGTGATGGGCAACAACGGCCAGCTGTGCGCCGCGTTGAGTCGAATCATCCTGCCGCGCAGCCGCTATGACGAGTTCCTGACGGCGTTGACCACCGC
This genomic interval from Mycobacterium sp. SMC-2 contains the following:
- a CDS encoding CaiB/BaiF CoA-transferase family protein, whose product is MSRHADDPTGAPLAGITVVSLEQAVAAPYATRQLADLGARVIKVERPDGGDFARGYDRTVHGQSSYFVWLNRGKQSLTLDLKQPAGRQVVHRLLDSADILVQNLAPGASARLGLDATSVGKRHPDVIACTITGYGESGPWRDRKAYDLLVQAEAGLLSITGSPAEAARTGVSIADIAAGMFAFSGLLSALYVRATTGEVRPVSVSLLDALAEWMGQPLYYGHYGTQQSPRTGARHATIAPYGPFIAGDGGTVLLAVQNQPEWQRLCEFVLGRPELVHDARFAANPDRVAHREELESIITAAIASLTADEFQRRLDEAGVATARINDVEQVWNHPVLAGRDRWRRFNTPGGPAEALIPPATLAGVQARIGDVPALGAHSRMILEGLGFSCEEIAELARTRVTTFS
- a CDS encoding TetR/AcrR family transcriptional regulator → MSDASIVRRASYGPSSPAVGIRGATTRNRIAEVSLELFGRLGFFDTSVDAIAKAAGVSRATLYQYFQGKDEIFLELLDECGSALFRVARRIGPLGPDEVGFDNLNWWLGEWSWVFEKYSTMFIQWTAIASSDTKVGPTIAGFVRSYNHRIAERLAASGVRGIDPEVAAMTMTALVHRVNLYVHTGRAYGYSAKQVMDTLSVFLQLVLFPETPTAVLSSLRLHTVTDPARGVASVVVPPAPDITGLSITERSAALSQRAVATIVALADAGAAQFRERGYRRTSVDDIVDAAAVARGTFYKYFRDKQDLLVATAAEIYDAAKAFADQIASIDPLADVPTLRHWLSAYIDFYDRYSGCIDVWVENTTDDPTVIALGDNGQVLMDIGVATMLIQHPGPYPFDPIISAVIVRALVTRVPQAALDLPAPISGDKVVDLLLSCLRRGFFGAAA
- a CDS encoding cytochrome P450; translated protein: MVDVTREAEFSVDALPFSEDRARAWRELHERGEVVRSGEQAVMASAAAADFAAKHPEIFSSARAFDRIGSPVPMVPIAIDPPDHTRFRRLLDPFFSPRKMAERESELRKQAGELIDAIKIKGECEFVADLAVPFPSQVFLTLFGLPLEDRDRLVRWKDSILQFTDPGSAEPTPEVLQHALELYTYLSEHIAERRSNTDGDDLLSELIHLHDEGGMTDAEILGLCFLFVLAGLDTVTAALGFSFARLGVDAEMRAKIAGDYSLIPYFIEEQLRVDPPVPFAPRVATQDVEVAGSFVAKDTDVLISYGCANHDPQQYGEVDQVHLEKCPPHFAFGRGPHRCLGSHLARLELRLILEEWHNRIPDYRLADGAEPKVPWPNGTLSLDAVPLVIS
- a CDS encoding SDR family NAD(P)-dependent oxidoreductase codes for the protein MRIIITGGNSGVGRAAATALAAEGHEVLIACRTVSKGEEAAATMSGRVEVHQLDLADLASVRRFAESINVADVLINNAGVLGLPLTRTVDGFEAHMGTNHLGHFALTCLLGERIRDRVVVVASSNYAMATLHLDDLNWHRRRYNTWAAYGESKLANLLFVCELVRRGRTAYAADPGMVDSGITRNGSGLLQWAGRVLSPHIAQRPSNGARSTIQAVHTNLPNGTYIAPRGLAHQWGKPKPTKLLAKARDPESARRLWELSAELTGCDWPTG
- a CDS encoding 3-carboxyethylcatechol 2,3-dioxygenase, which produces MSDRRLVVCASHSPGKERDVEQAFGQKFRAALASAADDVRQFDPDLVIVFGGDHRRAFRQVVPTFGVALSASIIAEGRHPAGDLQVASGLARELCEHLLTMGFDIAVCRGIGLDHAFAQPIRDLVGALDAKPVIPVPVNCATAPLPTGCRVAEFGAAVGRFLDGVDQRVLVIGTGGLSHSPPSLEVDTYDLSDEERARLIADGMAEARTKIRPDWDAEVLHAMSTWDVSALARLVDTAHARAGAGANEVRTWVAAGAAGGGRPVRPLVYEPVPEWITGMAVATSRS
- a CDS encoding IS110 family transposase — its product is MKRKQAPVPEEIPDAEHELVIERVCAVDVAKAFGKVCVRTPRERRRVSKVWDVEATTGAVSELAAQLTELGIEKVTIESTSDYWRIWYYLLEAAGLDVQLVNARDVKNVPGRPKTDKLDAVWLAKLTEKGLLRPSFVPPAPIRQLRDYTRLRVDLTRERSRYWQRLEKLLEDALIKLSSVASTLNTLSARDIIEALIAGERDPRRLADLARARMKTKRPALIKALDGRFDDHHGELARMLLDQIDTLTAQIDTLTTRIDDLLVAAQPSENDSGGNPTGHTTAGSGLSTVERLEEIPGIGSTGAQIILAEIGLDMTQFPTAAHLVSWAKLCPRTIQSGPVTRGGKTGKGNPYLKGALGEAAAAAAKTDTFLGERYRRIVKRRGKLKALVAVARSILVIVWQLLSDPSARFRDLGSDYHTSRINVERRMRNHIAQLTALGYRVTVEPAA
- a CDS encoding TetR family transcriptional regulator, encoding MARGDRSPRNEHADRTRSALLDAALDLFSAHGYDEITTEEIAEAAGVSPRTFFRYFPTKESVLFSGEYDFIHAFSAVYLGRDESLSDYEAMAESFALLAPGLKRIRKRIGQYHEAVASSLVLLGREHRNHDANAHTVARVIAERRGLPSPDGECRLLAAIGMMLVDRAIKQWLSAPNTGLDDLIRQEFAALPALVK
- a CDS encoding TIGR03619 family F420-dependent LLM class oxidoreductase, which produces MRFAVYLPNCMNVAAITQPWEQHLTGQDIARVAQTAERLGYSMVFLPEHYLTPTGHVELSGNHYFDATTAQAFIAGATSTITIGSMVTILPLHNPVIAAKSIATLDWFSGGRSQVTVGVGWLKEEYDAVGVPFAKRGRIADETLAAMFELWHSDSPSFEGEFVSFDEVAFGPKPVSRPHPVVWMGGDADAVLRRAARYGDGWAPWLTKPEELPAKMDYLRTQPGFDGRPFSLFYSLAVLSIGQEHAVIDDPNAQFGQSAQQVIDNCCKLAEFGVTDTWVNPPALDDFNAYLDHMQWVAEEVIPKVD